In Bacillus marinisedimentorum, the genomic window AGGCACCATCGGCGGCCTGCGCGGCATCCGGAAAAGCGAGGCATCACTGGCAGAAATCAGGGCCAGCTTTACTGAGCAGGCAGAGAGCCTGTTGAGCGAGAAAGTTGATGGTCTTCTCCTTGAAACGTATTATGATTTTGAAGAGCTGACAGAGGTTGTGAAATTGGCGCGCAAAACCACTGATTTGCCGATCGTCGCCCATGTTTCCCTGCACGAAGCCGGCCGGCTGCAAAACGGGATGAGGCTTGCAGATGCGTTCGCTGAACTAGAAAAACTTGGCGCTGATGTGATTGGCCTTAACTGCCGTCTCGGCCCTTATCATATGATTCAGGCGCTGGAGCAGGTGCCGCTCCCTGAGCAAGCGGTCCTGTCGGTTTATCCGAACGCCAGCCTGCCGGATTTTGTGGATGGGCGGTTCGTGTATGAAACCGAGACGGCGTATTTTGAAGAGGCGGCCCGTTCATTCCGCGAACAGGGTGCGCGATTGATCGGAGGCTGCTGCGGGACGACGCCTGAACATATCGAAGCGATGGCCGATGCCTTAAGAGGGCTTGTGCCTGTGAAACATAAAGAAGTGATTCTTCCGGAAACAGAAACGGAACCGCCTGCTCATACATTGATAATCGACCGACGCCGCAGGTCTCATCTGCATGAAGCGGTGCAAAGCAAGCGCTCGGTCATTGTTGAACTGGATCCGCCGAAACACCTGGAAACGGAGTCGTTCATCGAAGGGGCCCGGGCGCTCAAAAAAGCAGGCATTGACGCGCTGACAATGGCCGATAATTCACTGGCTTCCCCGCGCATCAGCAACATGGCTGCTGCAGCGATTTTAAAAGAGCAGGTAAAAGTCCGGCCGCTCGTGCATGTCGCATGCCGCGACCGCAACCTGATCGGAACCCAGTCCCATTTGATGGGATTGCATATGCTTGGCATTGACCAGATTCTTGCTGTTACGGGTGACCCGGCCCGGGTCGGCGATTTTCCGGGTGCTTCATCCGTTTTTGATGTCTCCTCATTTGAATTGATCGAATTGATGAAGAAAATGAATGAAGGCTATTCGTATTCGGGGCAGCCGCTGAAGGAAAGGACGAGGTTCTCCGTTGCGGCCGCTTTCAAT contains:
- a CDS encoding bifunctional homocysteine S-methyltransferase/methylenetetrahydrofolate reductase — its product is MGFLKDLQDGILIGDGAMGTLLYTNGISTCFEELNVTKPDDVLNVHKAYVNAGANVIQTNTYGANRIKLARYGLEDKVSEINTAAAKLAKQAAGEKAYVLGTIGGLRGIRKSEASLAEIRASFTEQAESLLSEKVDGLLLETYYDFEELTEVVKLARKTTDLPIVAHVSLHEAGRLQNGMRLADAFAELEKLGADVIGLNCRLGPYHMIQALEQVPLPEQAVLSVYPNASLPDFVDGRFVYETETAYFEEAARSFREQGARLIGGCCGTTPEHIEAMADALRGLVPVKHKEVILPETETEPPAHTLIIDRRRRSHLHEAVQSKRSVIVELDPPKHLETESFIEGARALKKAGIDALTMADNSLASPRISNMAAAAILKEQVKVRPLVHVACRDRNLIGTQSHLMGLHMLGIDQILAVTGDPARVGDFPGASSVFDVSSFELIELMKKMNEGYSYSGQPLKERTRFSVAAAFNPNVKYLDRAVDRLRKKARAGADYFISQPVYSEKQLIEVHEAVKDLDEPVYIGIMPLTGARNAEFLHNEVPGIKLSDDIRRRMALTEGDKEKARQEGLAISRSLIDAAYDLFNGIYLITPFMRYDLSVELTEYIHEKDRLKKAEREMTHGR